In Hymenobacter gelipurpurascens, one DNA window encodes the following:
- the yidD gene encoding membrane protein insertion efficiency factor YidD — protein MSYLFRQFLLSLLWVYRHLISPLTPARCRYTPTCSAYAVQAIEKYGSWQGGKLALRRIGRCHPWGGQGYDPVP, from the coding sequence ATGTCGTACCTGTTTCGTCAGTTTCTGCTGAGCCTGCTGTGGGTGTACCGCCACCTGATTTCACCGCTTACGCCGGCCAGATGCCGCTATACGCCTACTTGCTCCGCCTACGCAGTGCAGGCCATTGAGAAGTATGGTTCCTGGCAGGGTGGGAAGCTGGCCTTGCGGCGCATTGGCCGGTGCCACCCTTGGGGCGGCCAGGGCTATGACCCTGTGCCATAA
- a CDS encoding SdiA-regulated/phytase-like domain-containing protein produces MRVVFFAALFAGSLLSGSCSEARTEDKPESKEKTGKKKGKKSKAKADIVNMNQVGTLDQVPESSGLALSGQPGSFYTHGDDGNQPILYKVDDKGKLLEEIPVQTKSNDWESITRDNSGNLYIGDVGNNNNDRQNLVIHRLRPEAPNKVDDIRLKYPDQKAFPPSKKERNFDCEATLWHNGQIYLFTKDRALESTSKVYTVPDRPGSYTAKLLTKLAIPGQVTDAALSPDGRRLVLLARQEMFVLQGANLAELLKATPERISLAGAGQTEGAVFTDNNTLYISSEQGSLYEYEF; encoded by the coding sequence ATGCGCGTTGTATTTTTTGCCGCCTTGTTTGCTGGCTCGCTGTTGAGCGGCAGTTGTTCAGAAGCCCGAACCGAAGACAAGCCCGAATCGAAGGAAAAAACTGGTAAGAAGAAGGGCAAAAAATCCAAAGCCAAAGCCGACATCGTGAACATGAACCAAGTCGGCACGCTCGACCAAGTACCGGAAAGCTCTGGCCTAGCGCTATCGGGCCAACCGGGTTCCTTCTACACCCACGGCGACGACGGCAATCAGCCCATTCTGTATAAAGTAGATGATAAGGGCAAGCTGCTGGAAGAGATTCCGGTGCAGACCAAGAGCAACGACTGGGAAAGCATCACACGCGACAACAGCGGCAACCTCTACATTGGCGACGTGGGCAACAACAACAATGACCGCCAGAATCTGGTGATTCATCGCCTGCGCCCCGAGGCCCCCAACAAGGTTGATGACATCAGGCTCAAGTATCCTGATCAGAAGGCTTTCCCGCCAAGCAAAAAGGAGCGCAACTTCGACTGCGAGGCCACCTTGTGGCACAACGGCCAAATTTACCTGTTCACGAAAGATCGGGCTCTGGAAAGCACCAGCAAGGTGTACACCGTACCCGATAGGCCCGGCTCCTACACCGCCAAGCTGCTGACCAAGCTCGCTATTCCGGGCCAGGTAACGGACGCCGCACTAAGTCCCGATGGCCGCCGCTTGGTGTTGCTGGCTCGTCAGGAAATGTTTGTGCTGCAGGGCGCCAACCTTGCGGAGCTGCTGAAAGCTACGCCAGAGCGCATATCCTTAGCGGGTGCTGGCCAAACGGAAGGCGCTGTTTTCACCGACAACAACACGCTCTATATCAGCAGCGAACAAGGCTCTCTCTACGAATACGAGTTCTAA
- the fbaA gene encoding class II fructose-bisphosphate aldolase, whose protein sequence is MAEQSTLTGLRAGVLHGDEVQQLFEYAKANHFALPAVNVTGTDTVNGVLEAARELNSPVIIQFSNGGAQFFAGKALPNDKQQASIAGGISGAQHVHLMAEAYGVPVILHTDHAAKKLLPWIDGLLEAGEKHFAQYGQPLYSSHMLDLSEEPIEENIEICKEYLKRMDKMGMTLEIELGVTGGEEDGVDNSDVDSSKLYTQPSEVAYAYEELSKISPRFTIAAAFGNVHGVYKPGNVKLQPVILKNSQDFVKEKFNLQDERPINFVFHGGSGSSQEEIREAISYGAIKMNIDTDLQWAFWDGIKNYYQKNEGFLQSQIGNPNGEDSPNKKYYDPRVWLREGEKTFVARLKSAFEDLNAVGKRP, encoded by the coding sequence ATGGCTGAACAATCCACTCTTACTGGCCTACGCGCCGGTGTGCTGCACGGCGACGAAGTGCAGCAGCTCTTCGAATACGCTAAGGCAAACCACTTTGCCCTGCCCGCCGTGAACGTAACCGGCACCGACACCGTGAACGGTGTGCTGGAAGCGGCTCGCGAGCTGAATTCGCCCGTTATCATTCAGTTCTCGAATGGTGGCGCCCAGTTCTTCGCTGGCAAAGCTCTCCCGAACGATAAGCAGCAGGCCAGCATTGCCGGCGGCATCTCGGGCGCCCAACACGTACACCTGATGGCAGAGGCGTATGGCGTGCCCGTGATTCTGCACACCGACCATGCCGCCAAGAAGCTCCTTCCGTGGATTGACGGTTTGCTGGAAGCTGGTGAGAAGCACTTCGCCCAGTACGGCCAGCCCCTGTACAGCTCACACATGCTGGACCTTTCGGAAGAGCCGATTGAGGAGAACATCGAAATCTGCAAGGAGTACCTGAAGCGGATGGATAAGATGGGTATGACGCTGGAAATTGAGCTGGGCGTAACCGGCGGCGAGGAAGACGGCGTGGACAACTCCGATGTAGATTCCAGCAAGCTCTACACCCAGCCCTCAGAGGTGGCCTACGCCTACGAGGAGCTGAGCAAAATCAGCCCGCGCTTCACCATTGCGGCCGCTTTCGGCAACGTGCACGGTGTGTACAAGCCCGGCAACGTGAAACTGCAGCCCGTAATCCTGAAGAACTCGCAGGATTTCGTGAAGGAGAAGTTCAACCTGCAGGATGAGCGCCCCATCAACTTCGTGTTCCACGGCGGCTCCGGCTCTTCGCAGGAGGAAATCCGCGAGGCTATCAGCTACGGCGCCATCAAGATGAACATTGACACTGACCTGCAGTGGGCGTTCTGGGATGGTATCAAGAACTACTATCAGAAGAACGAAGGCTTCCTGCAGAGCCAGATCGGCAACCCCAACGGCGAAGACTCGCCAAACAAGAAATACTACGACCCGCGCGTGTGGCTGCGCGAAGGCGAAAAGACCTTCGTAGCTCGCCTGAAATCGGCTTTCGAAGACCTCAATGCCGTGGGCAAGCGCCCCTAA
- the lgt gene encoding prolipoprotein diacylglyceryl transferase, which yields MSFLSTILSAILWSPDPDITTIGPLTLRWYGLLFMSGFVVGTFILSHIYKSERTSPRWVDVITIYVLIGTVLGARLGHVFFYDWASYKDQPWEILKIWHGGLASHGATIGIIFAVWLFSRNNKFDVLWTLDRIVLVVAVGGALIRMGNLMNSEIVGHPTDKPWAFVFPRDVEHLQPYSPDQPVPAGSYQVQRTRQADGTVKVDAQPVGTSVTAGSEIAVPRHPTQIYESLFCVFLFVLLYSMWNRTKERTPRGQLFGLFVVLLFSFRFLIEFLKEDQVAFEKGMALNMGQWLSVPLIFIGLYFFLRAGKNPNNPYGYAPRDLGEEEAKGAVTTR from the coding sequence ATGAGCTTTTTAAGCACCATACTGAGTGCCATCCTCTGGAGCCCTGATCCGGACATCACTACCATTGGGCCACTAACCTTGCGTTGGTACGGGTTACTATTCATGTCGGGCTTCGTGGTCGGGACGTTTATTCTGTCTCACATATACAAGTCGGAGCGCACTTCGCCGCGGTGGGTTGATGTCATTACCATCTATGTACTAATCGGTACGGTGCTGGGCGCGCGGCTAGGCCACGTGTTCTTCTACGATTGGGCTTCCTACAAAGACCAGCCCTGGGAAATCCTGAAGATCTGGCACGGTGGCCTCGCCAGCCACGGTGCTACCATTGGTATCATCTTCGCGGTGTGGCTGTTTAGCCGCAACAACAAGTTTGATGTGCTCTGGACCCTCGACCGCATTGTGTTGGTAGTAGCCGTGGGTGGCGCCCTCATCCGGATGGGTAACCTGATGAACTCGGAGATTGTAGGCCACCCCACCGACAAGCCCTGGGCCTTCGTATTCCCCCGCGATGTAGAGCACCTGCAGCCCTACAGCCCCGACCAGCCCGTGCCCGCCGGTTCCTACCAAGTGCAGCGCACCCGCCAGGCCGATGGCACCGTAAAAGTAGATGCGCAGCCCGTAGGTACCAGCGTAACGGCCGGCTCCGAAATAGCCGTGCCGCGCCACCCCACCCAGATTTATGAGTCGTTGTTCTGTGTGTTCCTGTTTGTGCTGCTCTATAGCATGTGGAACCGTACCAAGGAGCGCACCCCGCGCGGCCAACTGTTCGGTCTGTTTGTAGTGCTGCTGTTCTCGTTCCGCTTCCTGATCGAATTCCTGAAGGAAGACCAAGTGGCCTTCGAGAAAGGTATGGCGCTGAATATGGGCCAGTGGCTCAGCGTTCCGCTCATTTTCATCGGTCTATATTTCTTCCTGCGTGCCGGCAAGAACCCCAACAATCCCTACGGCTACGCCCCGCGTGACTTAGGCGAGGAAGAAGCCAAAGGAGCCGTTACGACTCGCTAG
- a CDS encoding RNA polymerase sigma factor, which produces MYTLSLPAAHSVLPIAPQLPTSADAEMVAQLQQGSEEAFRMLVEQYQNRIFRTVLALLRSPEDAEDVAQEVFVEVYQTIGRFRGEAALSTWLYRLATSRALKHQQRARAQKRFAYFTSLLGFNNQVLHEPPDYAHPQAQLEGQQQVELLRAHIARLPGQQQVAFTLRHEQELSYEEIAAVLKTTVPAVESLLFRARKTLRHHLSLPPHHA; this is translated from the coding sequence GTGTATACACTTTCGCTTCCTGCTGCTCACAGCGTCCTGCCCATTGCACCACAACTTCCTACTTCTGCCGATGCCGAGATGGTGGCACAACTGCAGCAGGGAAGCGAGGAGGCGTTTCGGATGCTGGTAGAACAATATCAGAATCGTATTTTCCGTACCGTATTAGCTCTGCTACGGTCGCCGGAAGATGCCGAAGACGTGGCACAGGAAGTATTTGTGGAAGTCTACCAAACCATTGGCCGGTTTCGGGGTGAGGCTGCACTTAGCACGTGGCTGTATCGGTTGGCTACTTCGCGGGCCCTAAAACACCAGCAGCGAGCCCGAGCCCAGAAGCGGTTTGCCTATTTCACCAGCCTGCTGGGTTTTAACAACCAAGTGTTGCACGAGCCACCAGACTATGCACACCCGCAGGCCCAACTGGAAGGGCAGCAGCAAGTGGAGCTGTTGCGCGCGCATATCGCCCGGTTACCCGGCCAGCAACAGGTGGCCTTTACATTGCGCCACGAGCAGGAATTGAGCTACGAGGAAATTGCAGCGGTCCTCAAAACCACTGTGCCAGCCGTAGAGTCTCTGCTGTTCCGCGCCCGCAAAACCCTTCGCCATCATCTTTCACTGCCTCCGCATCATGCCTGA
- the nadE gene encoding NAD(+) synthase, translating to MRIAGAALNQIPFDWTHNLRTIREAIEQAKAAGVELLCLPELCLTGYGCEDLFLSDWLPESALEHLQQVRPWTEGICVVVGLPVRLGHRTYNTAAVLRDGQILGFAAKQFLANDGVHYEPRFFYPWPAGETTTVQWEGEEWTLGDMIFEHKGVKFGFEICEDAWRPDDVRPACRLKGRVDLIVNPSASHFAMSKTDLRYKLVLNASRNFDCTYLYANLLGNESGRIIYDGEILVARNGHLLLRNQLMSFKEVDMECVDVDFSIEQVRAEEIRPLPAPDEYRELNQALSLALFDYLRKARSRGFVLSLSGGADSVMCAVAVAELVRLGTAELGTAEFMRRAGCFTTEDIEQLAGPVAPVPDHNAPGPKDASHSAPGQEQASINQQLTRRLLTCAYQGTVNSSDDTLNSAKELADSIGAVFYNWTIDAEVTGYVGKIEHAIGRELTWKTDDLTLQNIQARVRAPAIWMLANIQNALLITTSNRSEASVGYCTMDGDTAGSISPIAGVDKAFVKDWLRWAETALNYPALRHVNALQPTAELRPLEDKQTDERDLMPYPLLNRIERLAFYDRLSPRQVFNVLKEEESATDPELLKTYIKRFYSLWSRNQWKRERFAPAFHLDDYNVDPRSWLRFPILSGGYTEELNGL from the coding sequence ATGAGAATTGCCGGCGCCGCCCTCAACCAGATACCTTTCGACTGGACCCATAACCTGCGGACTATCCGCGAAGCTATAGAACAGGCCAAAGCGGCCGGCGTAGAGCTGCTGTGTTTGCCGGAACTCTGCCTCACAGGCTACGGGTGTGAAGACCTGTTCCTAAGCGACTGGCTGCCTGAGTCGGCGCTGGAGCATCTGCAGCAGGTGCGCCCCTGGACCGAAGGCATCTGCGTGGTAGTAGGCCTGCCGGTGCGCTTAGGCCACCGAACCTACAACACAGCCGCTGTACTGCGCGATGGGCAGATTCTGGGTTTCGCGGCGAAGCAATTCTTGGCCAATGATGGTGTGCATTACGAGCCGCGCTTCTTTTATCCGTGGCCCGCTGGCGAAACCACTACGGTGCAATGGGAAGGGGAGGAGTGGACCTTGGGCGACATGATTTTTGAGCACAAGGGCGTAAAGTTTGGCTTTGAGATTTGTGAGGACGCTTGGCGGCCCGATGATGTACGGCCCGCTTGCCGGCTCAAAGGCCGAGTGGATCTGATTGTGAACCCCTCAGCCAGCCACTTTGCGATGAGCAAGACGGACCTGCGCTATAAGTTGGTCCTGAACGCTTCCCGTAACTTCGACTGCACGTACCTCTACGCCAACCTGCTCGGCAACGAATCGGGTCGCATTATATACGACGGTGAGATTCTGGTGGCCCGCAACGGACACTTACTGCTGCGCAACCAGCTCATGAGCTTCAAGGAAGTAGACATGGAGTGCGTAGACGTAGATTTTTCCATAGAGCAGGTGCGTGCCGAGGAAATTCGGCCTCTGCCAGCCCCCGACGAATACCGGGAGCTGAACCAGGCGCTAAGCTTGGCTCTGTTTGACTACCTGCGCAAGGCGCGTAGCCGCGGCTTTGTGCTGAGTCTGAGCGGTGGTGCCGACTCCGTGATGTGCGCCGTAGCGGTGGCCGAACTGGTACGCCTGGGCACCGCCGAGCTGGGCACTGCCGAGTTCATGCGCCGCGCTGGCTGCTTTACCACCGAGGACATTGAACAGCTGGCTGGTCCGGTAGCGCCGGTGCCCGACCATAACGCGCCGGGCCCCAAGGATGCCTCGCACTCTGCCCCAGGCCAGGAGCAAGCCAGCATAAACCAACAACTCACGCGCCGCCTGCTGACGTGCGCGTATCAGGGCACCGTCAACTCTTCCGACGACACCTTGAACTCTGCTAAGGAATTGGCCGATTCTATTGGGGCGGTGTTCTATAACTGGACTATTGACGCCGAAGTAACTGGCTACGTGGGCAAAATTGAGCACGCCATCGGCCGGGAGCTCACCTGGAAGACGGACGATTTGACGCTCCAAAATATCCAGGCACGGGTGCGGGCCCCTGCCATCTGGATGCTGGCCAACATTCAGAATGCACTGCTCATTACCACATCCAACCGCTCAGAAGCCAGCGTCGGCTATTGCACTATGGATGGCGACACAGCCGGCTCCATCTCACCCATTGCGGGCGTAGATAAGGCCTTCGTGAAAGACTGGCTGCGCTGGGCCGAGACGGCCTTGAATTACCCAGCCTTGCGCCACGTGAATGCCCTGCAACCCACCGCCGAGCTTCGTCCCTTGGAGGATAAGCAGACCGATGAGCGCGACCTAATGCCATATCCGCTTCTGAACCGCATCGAGCGGCTGGCGTTTTATGACCGCCTTAGCCCACGCCAAGTATTCAATGTACTTAAAGAGGAAGAATCGGCCACTGACCCAGAGCTGCTGAAAACCTACATAAAACGCTTCTACAGCCTCTGGAGCCGCAACCAGTGGAAGCGCGAGCGGTTTGCTCCGGCCTTCCACCTCGACGACTACAACGTGGACCCACGCTCTTGGCTCCGTTTCCCCATTCTGAGCGGCGGCTACACCGAGGAGCTGAACGGGTTGTAG
- the rnc gene encoding ribonuclease III translates to MFGFFRRILGHDRAFRQAIATVTGSTPDNIRLYHLAFTHSSIIRQQPENGRHQSNERLEFLGDAVLGTVVAEYLFRKFPYEQEGFLTEMRSRIVNRESLNALALKLGLDKLVQLDPAQGRAARSRSVNGNALEALVGAIYLDHGYKTSRKFVLSRLIKPFVDVKSMTTTTTNFKSKLIEWAQRNGKNMRYDLTGEPRPGGVMEFSATVVVDENPVATGMGLSKKQAEQLAAERALEVLGV, encoded by the coding sequence TTGTTCGGCTTTTTTCGCCGAATACTGGGCCATGACCGGGCCTTTCGGCAGGCTATTGCCACGGTTACGGGTAGCACGCCCGATAACATCCGGCTGTATCATCTGGCATTTACGCACTCCTCCATCATTCGGCAGCAGCCGGAAAATGGGCGTCACCAGAGCAACGAACGGCTGGAGTTTCTCGGCGATGCGGTGCTGGGCACGGTGGTAGCGGAGTATCTATTTCGCAAGTTTCCGTACGAACAGGAAGGCTTCCTGACGGAGATGCGCAGCCGCATTGTAAACCGCGAAAGTCTGAATGCCCTGGCGCTGAAACTAGGACTAGATAAGCTCGTGCAGCTTGATCCGGCACAAGGCCGTGCAGCGCGCTCGCGCTCGGTGAACGGCAATGCGTTGGAAGCGCTGGTAGGGGCTATCTACCTAGACCACGGCTACAAAACGTCGCGCAAGTTTGTGCTGAGTCGGTTGATTAAGCCGTTCGTCGATGTGAAATCAATGACGACTACGACGACCAACTTCAAGAGCAAACTGATTGAGTGGGCGCAACGCAATGGCAAGAACATGCGCTACGACCTCACAGGCGAGCCTAGGCCAGGTGGCGTAATGGAGTTTTCGGCTACAGTGGTTGTGGATGAAAACCCAGTAGCTACGGGCATGGGTCTCTCGAAAAAGCAGGCAGAACAGCTGGCTGCTGAGCGGGCGCTGGAAGTGCTAGGCGTCTAG
- the fabF gene encoding beta-ketoacyl-ACP synthase II, with the protein MSLRRVVVTGLGAITPIGKTAPAYWEGLKAGVSGAAPITRFDATKFKTRFACEVKDYNPDDYFERKEGRKMDIFTQFGLIAADEAIQDANLEGVDKDRVGVIWGSGIGGLTSLQAECIAFANGDGTPRFNPFFIPKMIADSASGNISIKHKFRGPNFVTTSACASSSDSIISAFNYIRLNMADVMVTGGSEAAITESGVGGFNALKAMSERNDSPELASRPYDKERDGFVLGEGAGALVLEEYEHAKARGAKIYAELIGGGMSADAYHITAPDPEGNGVVLVMQNALRDAGISPSDVDYINTHGTSTPLGDGAEVKAIQKVFGEEAYNLNISSTKSMTGHLLGGAGAIEAVACLLAMQHDLIPPTINHFTDDPELDPKLNFTFNKAQAREVNVAMSNTFGFGGHNTSVIFRKIRS; encoded by the coding sequence ATGTCTCTTCGGAGAGTTGTCGTGACCGGCCTGGGTGCTATTACCCCGATCGGCAAAACTGCCCCCGCTTATTGGGAGGGCCTGAAGGCCGGCGTTAGTGGCGCCGCGCCCATCACCCGTTTCGATGCCACCAAGTTCAAGACTCGCTTTGCCTGTGAGGTGAAGGACTACAATCCGGACGATTACTTCGAACGGAAAGAAGGCCGGAAAATGGACATCTTCACCCAGTTTGGCCTGATTGCCGCCGATGAGGCCATTCAGGACGCCAACCTGGAAGGAGTGGACAAAGACCGCGTGGGCGTTATCTGGGGCTCCGGCATCGGAGGCCTTACTTCGCTGCAAGCCGAGTGTATTGCTTTCGCCAACGGCGACGGCACGCCTCGCTTCAATCCTTTCTTCATTCCGAAGATGATTGCCGACAGCGCATCGGGCAATATTTCCATCAAGCACAAATTCCGTGGTCCGAACTTCGTGACGACCTCCGCGTGTGCGTCTTCTTCCGACTCCATCATTTCGGCCTTCAACTACATCCGGTTGAACATGGCTGATGTGATGGTAACGGGCGGTTCTGAGGCCGCCATCACCGAGTCTGGTGTGGGTGGTTTCAATGCCTTGAAGGCCATGAGCGAGCGGAATGACTCGCCGGAACTTGCTTCGCGCCCCTATGACAAGGAGCGGGATGGCTTCGTGCTGGGCGAAGGTGCTGGTGCGCTTGTACTGGAAGAGTATGAGCATGCCAAAGCCCGCGGCGCGAAAATCTATGCTGAGCTAATCGGCGGCGGTATGTCAGCAGATGCGTACCACATCACGGCCCCCGACCCCGAGGGCAATGGCGTGGTACTCGTGATGCAGAATGCCCTCCGCGATGCCGGTATTTCGCCCTCCGATGTGGACTACATCAACACCCACGGCACCAGCACTCCGCTGGGCGATGGGGCAGAGGTGAAGGCCATTCAGAAGGTGTTTGGCGAAGAGGCCTACAACCTGAACATCAGCTCTACCAAGAGCATGACGGGCCACTTGTTGGGTGGTGCTGGTGCCATTGAGGCGGTTGCCTGCCTCCTGGCTATGCAGCACGACCTGATTCCGCCGACCATAAACCATTTCACCGATGATCCAGAGCTCGACCCGAAGCTGAACTTCACATTCAATAAGGCCCAGGCCCGCGAGGTGAATGTGGCCATGAGCAACACGTTCGGTTTCGGCGGCCACAATACGTCCGTCATTTTCCGTAAAATCCGTAGCTAA
- a CDS encoding acyl carrier protein, translated as MSEIAEKVKAIIIDKLGVEASEVTPEASFTNDLGADSLDTVELIMEFEKEFNVSIPDDQAENIGTVGQAISYLEEHAK; from the coding sequence ATGTCTGAAATTGCAGAAAAAGTAAAAGCCATCATCATCGATAAACTTGGCGTAGAAGCATCTGAAGTTACTCCCGAGGCTAGCTTCACCAACGATCTGGGTGCTGACTCGCTGGACACTGTCGAGCTGATCATGGAATTTGAAAAAGAATTCAACGTGTCGATTCCAGACGACCAAGCCGAGAACATTGGCACCGTAGGCCAGGCTATCAGCTACCTCGAAGAGCACGCCAAGTAA
- a CDS encoding IPExxxVDY family protein — protein sequence MKTLTLDVEYDCDFDLFGLVSSSREHTLAWTLNRLLHLRLVKQQDLIYDLLTRGRLVISNYMHATEHFTLRLLRNRSVDPSPLKKPFLAPDIKEYDYLLQVSNGSGPLAAEALLSCLTALPEVQLVSQFDPNDLKFKENLLF from the coding sequence ATGAAAACACTCACGCTCGACGTTGAATACGACTGCGACTTCGACCTGTTTGGGCTCGTTTCTTCCTCGCGAGAGCACACGCTGGCCTGGACGCTCAACCGCCTCCTGCACCTGCGCTTGGTGAAACAGCAAGATCTGATCTATGATCTGCTCACGCGGGGCCGGTTGGTCATCAGCAATTATATGCACGCCACGGAGCACTTCACACTGCGCCTGTTGCGCAACCGTTCCGTCGATCCTTCGCCCCTGAAGAAGCCTTTCCTGGCTCCCGATATTAAAGAGTACGACTACTTGTTGCAGGTAAGCAATGGCAGTGGCCCCTTGGCGGCAGAGGCACTTCTCTCCTGCCTAACGGCTTTGCCGGAAGTGCAGCTGGTCAGTCAGTTTGACCCAAATGACTTAAAATTCAAAGAAAATCTGCTCTTTTGA
- the pyk gene encoding pyruvate kinase: MEPRPHFNKTKIVATVGPASNTYEKLGMLIREGVDVFRLNFSHGSHEDHLSVINTVRRLNKDMRTHVGLLQDLQGPKIRLGEVEGGGVEIKAGDKIKLVCGEKEISTATRLSTIYLGLARDVKSGDMILIDDGKIELRVLATDRDKEVDVEVIYGGLVKPRKGINLPDSDVSAPSMTEKDIEDLKFGLENDVDWIALSFARRAEDIRFIKSLIAESGKTARVIAKIETPEGLKNLDEIIALSDAIMVARGDLGVEVKMEEVPMAQKLIVEKCNKAGKPVIVATQMMESMITAPRPTRAETSDVANAVIDGADAVMLSAETAVGAYPAEVIRSMVATILSVETRMPSLFNRWHSITPESPTFMVDSVLSAACHLAKNTGAKAITGMTHRGYTAFQIAKYRPKANIFIFTDNRNLLTTLSLIWGVRGFYYDRMISTDGTVSDIKYALTASGHLQKGDVFINTASMPINEKGKTNMVKVSVA; the protein is encoded by the coding sequence ATGGAACCTCGTCCTCATTTTAATAAAACGAAAATCGTGGCCACCGTTGGCCCCGCGTCCAATACTTACGAAAAGCTGGGTATGCTCATCCGCGAAGGTGTGGATGTGTTTCGCCTGAACTTCTCGCACGGTAGCCACGAGGACCATCTGTCGGTGATCAACACGGTGCGCCGCCTCAATAAGGACATGCGTACTCACGTAGGCCTGTTGCAGGACCTACAAGGCCCCAAAATTCGCTTGGGCGAGGTAGAAGGCGGCGGCGTAGAAATCAAGGCCGGCGATAAAATCAAGCTGGTATGTGGCGAAAAGGAAATCAGCACGGCCACGCGCCTGAGCACGATTTACCTGGGCCTGGCGCGCGATGTAAAATCGGGTGACATGATCCTGATCGACGACGGCAAGATTGAGTTGCGCGTACTGGCCACCGACCGCGACAAGGAGGTAGATGTGGAGGTCATCTATGGTGGCCTAGTGAAGCCCCGCAAAGGCATCAACCTGCCCGACTCCGATGTATCGGCTCCCTCGATGACGGAGAAAGACATTGAGGATCTAAAGTTTGGCCTAGAGAACGATGTTGACTGGATTGCGCTGTCGTTTGCGCGCCGCGCCGAAGACATTCGCTTCATCAAGAGCCTGATTGCGGAGAGCGGCAAGACTGCCCGCGTTATTGCCAAGATTGAGACGCCCGAAGGCCTCAAGAACCTCGACGAAATCATTGCCCTCAGCGACGCCATCATGGTAGCCCGCGGCGACCTGGGCGTAGAGGTGAAGATGGAAGAAGTGCCAATGGCGCAGAAGCTCATCGTGGAGAAGTGCAACAAGGCCGGCAAGCCCGTTATTGTAGCTACCCAGATGATGGAAAGCATGATTACGGCCCCCCGTCCTACCCGTGCCGAGACCAGCGACGTGGCTAACGCCGTTATTGATGGCGCCGACGCCGTGATGCTGTCCGCAGAGACGGCAGTAGGCGCTTACCCGGCGGAAGTTATCCGCTCCATGGTAGCTACCATCCTGAGCGTAGAAACCCGTATGCCCAGCCTCTTCAACCGCTGGCATTCTATTACGCCGGAGTCTCCTACGTTCATGGTCGATAGCGTGCTGTCAGCAGCCTGCCACTTGGCTAAGAACACGGGTGCCAAAGCCATTACCGGCATGACGCACCGCGGCTACACGGCCTTCCAGATTGCGAAGTATCGCCCTAAGGCTAACATCTTTATTTTCACCGACAACCGTAACCTGCTCACCACACTGAGCCTGATTTGGGGTGTACGTGGCTTCTACTACGACCGCATGATCAGCACCGATGGAACCGTGTCTGACATCAAGTATGCCCTGACGGCCTCCGGTCATCTGCAGAAAGGCGACGTGTTCATCAATACCGCCTCCATGCCGATCAACGAGAAAGGCAAAACCAACATGGTAAAAGTAAGCGTGGCCTAG
- the rpsT gene encoding 30S ribosomal protein S20, with the protein MANHKSALKRIRSNEAKRVLNRYQAKSTRTAIKKLRATTDASAAQELLQKVSSMLDRLAKKNIIHKNKAANNKSKLAKFVKSLAA; encoded by the coding sequence ATGGCAAATCATAAGTCGGCCCTTAAGCGCATCCGTTCCAACGAAGCGAAGCGCGTGCTGAACCGTTACCAGGCTAAATCTACCCGCACCGCTATCAAGAAGCTGCGTGCAACCACCGACGCTTCGGCTGCACAGGAGCTGCTGCAGAAAGTATCGTCGATGCTGGATCGCCTGGCTAAGAAGAACATCATCCACAAGAACAAAGCCGCCAACAACAAGTCGAAGCTGGCTAAGTTCGTGAAGTCGCTGGCTGCCTAA